One region of Salinibacterium sp. TMP30 genomic DNA includes:
- a CDS encoding YigZ family protein: MMFSAYAARAIISLRDNERVLEFTLGGGVGAWAEAEIDIRRSRFIGRLVRVESEHDARDVIESARQRHGDARHHCSAFVLGSGTQPDQVRRSHDDGEPSGTAGRPILDVLNGRHLIDCVAVVTRYFGGTLLGAGGLVRAYSDATTAAVEQATVAPGLVLRQRRQLFRLPLPHADAGRIEAELRQRGVVVRGTEYDDVAVMTLTTALNGERALAALVAGVTAGARMLEPAGIEWVDAPPPTP, encoded by the coding sequence ATGATGTTCTCAGCCTACGCCGCCCGCGCGATCATCTCGCTGCGAGACAATGAGCGGGTGCTCGAATTTACACTAGGCGGAGGTGTGGGTGCTTGGGCTGAGGCCGAAATTGACATCAGACGCTCGCGCTTTATCGGTCGACTCGTGCGGGTCGAGTCGGAGCATGATGCCCGCGACGTAATCGAGTCCGCACGCCAGCGACACGGCGATGCTCGACACCACTGTTCTGCTTTTGTACTCGGTTCCGGCACCCAGCCGGATCAGGTTCGACGTTCCCATGATGATGGCGAACCGTCGGGCACTGCGGGCCGCCCTATCCTCGATGTGCTGAACGGTCGACATCTCATTGATTGTGTTGCCGTTGTGACGCGCTACTTTGGTGGCACACTTCTGGGCGCGGGCGGACTCGTTCGCGCCTACTCGGATGCCACAACCGCCGCTGTCGAGCAAGCCACCGTCGCGCCGGGCCTAGTTCTGCGTCAGCGCCGGCAGCTCTTTCGTCTGCCACTACCCCACGCTGATGCGGGTCGCATAGAAGCGGAGCTCAGGCAGCGTGGCGTCGTAGTTCGCGGCACTGAGTACGACGACGTAGCGGTGATGACGCTTACTACTGCGCTGAACGGAGAGCGGGCGCTGGCTGCGCTGGTTGCGGGCGTTACTGCCGGTGCGCGGATGCTCGAGCCCGCCGGGATCGAGTGGGTGGATGCACCGCCTCCTACCCCCTAG